TGGATTTCTTTACCAAATTATAGCAGGGGGTGTAGTTCTACTGGATTCAATGGATATATGCAGGGGTGGTGCAGTTTAGGTGAATGCATTTAACATAAATCGAGAAATACTTGAAACTATTTTCATTCATTCCTGATCATGTTCCTATTCAAACTTACCATAGGCTTAGGCTGTTCCAAGCATACCTTTCTATATCTGGATTTTAATAGTCCAAGTGTGTGTGAGCTTTGGGTGAGGGAACAATCTCTGTTCCTGGGTAAAACTATTTGCCATAACTAAAGATACTTTGGATATTCAGCCTATCCTTAGTACAGCCGATGTAATGCCATACCAAAAAAATTCTGGCGACTATTGCACCGAAGCCTGGTGGAGCAAGTGAGAGAGGTACACCACTCAGACGTTCTGTTCTGTATCATCCGGAAACTTGAACTGGAAGGCTTGAAAATCTGACAAATGGAGGGATAAAATATGCTACAAATATGTTCTAGTTGGCAATTTTGCAGAGAGCTTAGTGTCCATTGTCCCACCTGGTGAAAAGGATTTCCTGTCTACACCCCAAATAAAGGTGGCTCAgataaaagagaagaaaaaaagcaGAATGCCAAGAACACTTTCTGCATAGAAATTATTTGGTTGCCTTCCTTTACGTTTAGGGATGAGTCAAGTACATGCTTGAGCATGTTAACTTGTTAAAATTTTCTGCAGTCACATGATGAACAGTTGAGCAGCTGTTTGGTTAGATTGAttgattggttgaattgattGCACATCAAGAGTTTAATTTGATTGAATTGACTGTTGGATACTAGTACTTGTCTAACATCATGCTGTGTGTGCCCTTCTACACTCAGGAAGGAGGGGTCCGTTATGAATTCGCTGCCATGTATTTCAGAGAGTCTACCCTATAAAGAACAAGGAAGACGGGCAAATCGATGTTTGTCACTTATTTATTTAAGTCGTACGTCACTTAATGCAGCACAATATTTAGTACAAAATTATTCCTatgtcaaatgaatttttgtttcttgttacTCTGTAGCAATAGATAGCTATATTCAGTTTCCACACGGCACACTAAACCCGGACCTTTGCACATTACTATCTTATTGACTTTCAAAAGTTCACTTAAATCTTTGCAATTTTAGGATTTTAGCCCAATAGTGATTGACTTTCAACTGTAATATGAGATTTAGAGTGGCATAAAGGACTATAAATCTTGGCAAATGGGGGTTTATGTCCCGATTACCAAATGTAAAGGCCCGAATTTTTTGTGTTAATTGAAAGAAACCTATCAGCGGAGTTGGTATTGTTCCTATTCCTCGAGCCAAAGTAAAGGCAGCTCCAACCAACTTCATGGTGATTAGTCTAAAAAAGTGGACGTCTTTAGAGTTATAAACGTACTTACAATTTGCTATTGACTTGATAGCCCACATTACAGATTAAATTACGCTATCAGCTAGAAGAGGACTATTGAGACAGAAAATCTCAaggtttttgaaattcgacTAGCCAACAAATTTTTAGGTCAGATATCAGCTGTATCACTCAAGGTTCTAGATTTTGCATTTTATCAATTGTTGCTGCATGAAAAAAAATTCCTAAATCCTTAAAGTTTATGATCACAATGCTGAATTTTGAGTTTCAAGCACATTTAGACTACGAGGAAACAAGAATCTCAAGGTCGTTGCTAAGTTCGGTTACCGAGAATTTTGATGCTAAATCCATATgtcaaaacaagaaaagaaaaagaactttAATAAGGAAAATGCACAAATAGAAAGAAGATGATATCTTGCCTTTTGTGTTAGAATAGGATTAAGAAATAGGTGAGCAGAAACGATGAAACATTTCCCCTTTGTATGCATCCTCTTAATTCTAGGCAGAATCAAGAAGATGGTATCAAAGTAGATATAAACAAGAAGGCTTCAACATCAAGTACCTACACATCCTCTCATTCTCTTTTGATCACAAGTATCAATAAATCTGCTTATAttctggaaaaggaaaaaaaataccttcaaccttaagtttttttttttttttttcaactttgaaCATCCAGTATCCCCACTTTCAGTTAAACTAATCCACATTTGACCCGAGAGTATCTGCAGAGTCTGATTTTTATTCGAGaatgaagatttgatccaaaACTTTTTAAGGTACCACATACAGAGTTAGCCGATATTGCGACCGCTCATTAGCATTAATATTAGCAACCCACCTACCATCTGGTCCAAGCTCATGAATCAACTTCAAGTATATTTTATCTATGTATCTAAGTACACAAATTTCCAATTTCCGTAGGGGCTAGTGTCACTTCACACTCTAGAAAGTCTTGAGGCTTTGACTTTTTCGTATGAAGATGGTGTCAAAGTGGACAGATAGAGGACTTGAACATCAACTACTCATGCGTCATCTGATCCTCTTTGTTATGACTTATAAGCATGTATACATCCTCGTATtctagaaagaaacaaaaactcTTCAATCTCGAGCAGAATCCACCTAACATATCCGAGTTCATCTCTAGGTTCTCATTCCATATTGGTTAATTAGCGTCACTTTACATTCTAGAAATCTTGAAGCTTTGGCATTTTGTATAGTTCTATGTGGACTATTGTAAAAGGCCAATGCACTGTATAGTACTCCCTTGCTACTTTGAcactagtgtgaatacccgtgctacgcacggtgctgatattattgaaaaaaataaaatggtgaacaactaaaggtgaaaaaattgaaccaacaaaatttaaatgtaatatctgtttaacaatagtttgaaatatgatagAATGTGTATATCATTCAAGAACTGTCTTTTTTCGAAAGATggatcctgaaaaaaaaaattaaaatttatattaaaaaagggaatgatatatttctacaaatgaatgcaattgaatgttgttaaaatgaaCCAATAAATGCACTAAAATGCCTCCCATCTATACCTcaaattgcactttaacccaTGAATTTTGTGCGAAATTATCCCTCTAATTGCTTTTGTCCTTTTCGGTTTTTTCACATGTCGCTAACTGCTTCATTCCCTCTGCTATCACTTGTatatttaaaatcaatttttaatattaaataaaaaggaatgtATTAGTTTATAATATGTTCATAATAtagataaattattaaatttggaaaagggCGTATGTTCTTATaggcttattttcttttttttttttttgggaaaatgagTTTGTTCTTgtagattttttttgttattttttggatacagaattgtttttcaaagattttggtTCGTAGTCCCTACTATGTTTAAATCATCTTTTAATATCCAATTCAATATTGTCTTTTAATTTGACAGCctctataatttttaatttattcttttggtttaagttcagttagaattcagaatttttcaaATACCAAGAGaaaccagattttttttttaaatcactaTCTTGAGTCAGGTAGAGCGCTGAAATATGAGTCAGGATTATTTCTTTTGTACAGTTTCCTGATATCTGGCATGATATATAATTATGTCCCTTgggtttttttttcatatagATATCGTTAGGTCTTTGGTATCACTACTGAACATTATCCAAATTTAGAAGGACGCGTTTTTTCTAATCCAGTGGatgcaaaaatacaaaaatataaaaaatgaaggtaatatttcaattcaaactcTAAAAAGTAGGATACCATCTTTCAAGAAATTTCATGTCTTCTTTAGCATCTCAAAAAGATGCAACATAGAACAGTTATTTGAATGCTAATAAACTCTCTTTCTACCAATTTTGAAAGGCcaaccattaaaagtgaagtgaaaattaTTGCAGTCAATGCAGAGAGAAaatgataaagaaaagaaaggctaGAATGCAATTTTGCCAAAAGAATTTCTGacgaaattaaaaattaatccaattttAATAATGGGCGTATAGTGCCTTAGTTATTAGTAGTATCTGAATTGTTTTTCTCTAATTATAAaccatttttaattattttttattatcaaaaaaatatttttttatttcatgcacgatcatttttggaataaaattatgaaaataactatCGTAACATCttttttatgtgataaatgtgcaataaaaaataattaaaaaatttcagtaatacaaacaaataaattttataatatACAATTTATGTTAGAAATAGTAAAACCCTCAATCATGAATCTATACCATTCGCAATTATATAAGCAAGCAATACCTTATGTTAGAAATGCGATTGTGATTTTGTGTTTATATTTTATCCCACTATTGACTATCTTTGCTTTACAGTGTAACAATAAGCAAACAACCGTTCAtaggattttgtaaaaaattttcagaaataatGGATGATCAGAAAATCAATGCAATATCATTCAtgacaaaaagcaaagcaaaagcaaaacatACTTAAAAGGCAGAGGGGACTGACCTGAAAAATTAAGTTGGCAAGAATATACTTCCAATTCTCCGCAAGAAGGTTGAGTTCTGCTAAAGTCTGTGCACATAATATCTTCCATTACTGctcataaaagaaacaaaatcaatacatttacaaaatgaatagagaaccaaaaataaataagaaaatgagAGAGAGTGGGGGTGAGATAGTGGGATAGTGGGAATAGAGAATTTGTAGGAGTGGTTATAGGATGAGTTAAGATAGTGGGATAGTGGGAGTgagatagtgggaatattgATGGGTGATAAGGtaggttataacccactacattttatgtattaaaataaatacaaaaatctagaaaaaagaatgagaagtttagaagtcattgagagggtttctgctaaaaatcccttcctgaatacatatagatatagatatagattatTTAAAACAAATTATGCACTTAAACCGCACGGTACAGATAATGATATTAATTCTGTTAGTAGTTAATAATGATTACTGATTTCTCCAGTCCAAAATTAACATTCAACTACTGaccaaattggccaaaattacaaaaacaaaagaaaaagggcaaaaaatctCAATGGTCATTAAACTATTGCTCATGTCAACTTTTGGTCATCACACAATTTTTCATCACAAAATGGCCATTAAACTAACTAATCAATACAATCGTGACCATTTCGTGGATTTTGGCTCTTAATCTACAAAATAATCATAATGCTTATCACTAAGTGTTAGTTATATTGGATGAATTCTGAAGTTGGTGAAAATACCACACGCGATGATCTTGAAGAACTGTAAGAAATAGGATATGAAACATTTAATACCGGAGCTATTTTGCTAAAACTTAATGGAGCAAGAGTATAGGGTCGAGTTAGTAGTGGATGGGTGTTCTGATTATTTTGTAGATTAAGAGCTAAAATCTACGAAATAGCCAGGTTGTATTGATTAATTAGTTTAGTGGCCAATTTATGACGAAAAATTATTTAGTGATCAAAAGTTAATATGAGCAATAGTTTAATGGCCAGTGAGGTTCTTTGTCCAAAGAAAAAAGTTTGAGTAttaaatctcaaaaaaaaaataaagagaatgtaacagtcaaaatcacaaaaagaaTAAAACTACAGGAAATGCTAAAAGAATGTAATAGCAATACATTAGGGAATCCCATTTGGCAAGAGGAAAGTAGGTCCAACTTCTACAGTAACACAGCTGGAAGCGAAGCATACATGGGCTGCCCGAAGGAAGATACGTGAACTCTCCTCCTAAGTCCTAAGGGCTTTTTTTGGGGGTCTACCCTGTCTGTTACTTGGCTGAAAAACAAATTTAGAATACAAAATGGCCTACCCCAATTGAGGTTTTtgtaataccaaaaaaaaaaaaaaaaactaatagatgaattaacaaataataaatgtACATTTCTCACACCTTTACTATGATTTTCTCTTCTTAAAAATTCTAGAGATCCTCCTTCCTTTAATGACCGAGTTTTTTGGTTTCCATTTTTCCACCACACAAAAaggcaaaacaaagaaaaaattaaggaaaaaaagtaGAACCCCCAAAATTCACATTCCCATTAAAATCAAtcctcaaaaggaaaaaaattttctctttttcttttttctccaaaTTCTGTTTCTTTGTCTTTTCTCTCATGCTGTcatcttttctttatctttcacAAGTAAGAGTGAGTTTGTTTTCTGTTGGGTGTAGCCTCTCCAGGAGGCTGTGTGAGATTATCAATTTTTAATACAGAAAAGATGAACAAATCTCCTGGGGTGCAACCATACTGCCCCACATTTTTTTTGACACAATTATTACAACCAACCTTTGTGTGAATATCTCTATCTATCTCCAGTTCTCCACCACCATATTCTTAAAATTCTCTTTTCATAACAAGGGTCCTCTCTATTCTTGGTGACAacaaacattattattattgtatcCGTAAATTGTCTTTCTCTTTAATTTCCTTGGCCCACAAGTGGTTgaatttgaataattttttgttgcattttttaCTATAAATTATGTCCTAACCAAAACCAGACTTTTTCTAAGAAAATTCCCATGCATACTATTTTGACATTCATTCCTTGTACATCATTACAACTAATTCCATTGTTTGTCTTCCATCACAAGCTGCGGGCTTCTTTGTATATAAAGTTCTGAGCTTCAATTTTTTGGGCATAGAGGAGGCTGGAAAACCTGAAAATGGGAGACGTTTCTCCTGAGCAGAAAAAATCAGGTTGTGGGCTGTTGAATGCTGTTTTTGGAAGGAGGAGTTGGCCAAGAAGAACGACTTCAACAGGTTCACTTCCGGGACCAAATTCAAATCCCAATCATTTCCCAAGAATTCCAAGCACCCCTAATTCAAAAAGGCGAAGGGGTGGCTCAGATGAGGCTTCTTTCCTGGAGGAAGAAGCAAAACCTACAGCAGAAAAACAAGTTGATAGGGTTATTGAAAGGCCAGCGCCCAATCATGGAAAGACTCCACCTGGAAATGCTCATCAATATCGCCAAGCTCCTCCCGCATATAATCAGAAGCAAAATCAGGGCAGGAGAGATGCAACCCCCAGCCAAGGGGCGGGAAGGAAGATTCCACAAGGAGCAGTTGGCCTGTCAGGCGAGCTCGATAGCATGATTGCTGATCATCAAAGATCAAGTGGTGCTAGTACATTAGTCCGAGCTTCATCCAGCAATGTGATGTTGTTTGGAAATTTGGGAAATTTAAgacaaggaggaggaggaaataGTAATTTGAATACGAGCAATGTTGTTGATCATCTTCCTAGAGCTACAAGAGAAGAATCATCAGTACCAAATGGGAAATATCCAACTAGTGTCATGGGAAATGTGGTGAAAAAACAGAATGATCAGGAGTCATCAACTGAAAAACCAACTTCCCTTTGCAGGGCTATTTCGACTCGAATGGATCCTGAGCAATTGAAAATCTTGGGTAATGAAGATTACAAGAATGGAAGGTTTGCAGAAGCCTTGGCTTTGTATGATGCTGCAATTTCTATTGATCCTAATAaagcttcttatcgaagcaacAAATCTGCAGCTCTGACAGCTCTTGGGAGGCTTCTTGAGGCAGTTTTCGAGTGCAGAGAAGCAATTCGAATTGAACCTAGTTACCAAAGAGCCCATAATCGTTTGGCAACCTTATATGTCAGGTAATAGAATTCATTTCCTTCCACTTTAATTTAGGAAAAGTATGTTAAccaattcatgaatttttttttttttttttggcgggGGTTGGCAGATTGGGGGAAGCAGAAAAGGCCATGTATCATTACAAACATGCAGGTGCTGAAGCTGATCCTGATGTTCTTACAAGAGTTAAAAAACTTCAGGTTCATCTGAACAAGTGCACTGAGGCCAAAATGCAAAGAGATTGGAATACTCTCTTAAGAGAAACAGGCCTTGCTGTAGCAGCTGGAGCTGATTCTGCTCCACAGGTTAGCCTATGCCatcaattttattttctttactcagacaaaaattgtaaatttttcttgaaaatcaaTGTTTGACATTAGTTCTTGCTTGAATGTCATTGACATAGATATTTGCATTGAAATCGGAAGCCTTATTAAAGCTCCAAAGACACCAAGAAGCAGATGAGATTATGAAAAATGGTCCAAAATTTGAAGATGATGAGTGTACAAAATTCTTTGGCCCTATTGGTAATGCAACCCTGTTAGTCATACGGGCTCAAGTTGACATGGTTGCTGGCAGGTTAGTAGTACTTCATTTGATCAAGAAATATCAACTCATCATCACAGTGGTTTTTGATAGAACCTTTTTTCTTTGATAAAGAAAGCATGGagtataatttttttcaaagtttTGTACTTTTGCTCCTAGCTAATTGAGTCACCTAAAGATAGATGTCTTTAATGCAACTTGTAAAAAAGAGAAACTCTTTTTACTGCAGTCTGCGTAGAGAGAGGTTAAAAAAAGGTGCATGTTTACCAGTTATTTATGATTAATGAACCTAATCATGATTGGTTCAACAACTCAAAAGATAAAACATGCTAGAGAAAAGAGAAACCAAAAGATGCCTCAATTTTGGTGTTGGTGCAAATATTCCTATGCTTCCTATGGCTACCTACCTAAGTTTAGATTGAATTTTTCCTGTTCAACACGGTTTATCTTCTCATTTAAAATTTCCTGTTCAACGGTTGTTGCAAATTGACATTCAATTCGAATTAAGTTATCATGGCAGACACCAAAACTAATGAAAAACTTAGGATAATACAGAAGAactggtcaatttttttttttttttatactctCCCAACTGGTCAATTAATTGCTACTcctattcaaataaaaaaaaaaacttgaatttaatttccTTGTATGGTAATATGAACTAAtacaaaaaattgattgaaggttTGATGATGCTGTGGCGGCAGCTCAACTTGCTGCTAGGCTTGATGCAAATAATAAAGAAGCAAGCATGCTGGTGAGGAGAACTAGAGCTGTGGCAACAGCCAGATCAAATGGAAATGACCTCTTCAAGTTAGGAAAATACTCCGAAGCATGCGTTGCATATGGAGAAGGACTAAACCATGATCCTTACAATGCTGTCTTGTTGTGCAATCGAGCTGCCTGTCGAACCAAACTTGGTCAACATGAAAAGGCATTGGAAGATTGTAATGCCGCCCTCCATGTACGCCCTTCATATAGCAAGGCCAGACTTAGAAGAAGTGATTGCTTTGCCAAGGTAACTATTTCCAAACTCCCATAATACGACTCAAATTTTTTgttaactatatatatatatatttcttgtcaataaattttttgaaacgttcaaaaaaaaaaaaaaagaagaagatggtATAGTACTAAGGGACTTCATCTATAACAGAAACAGTAAAAACTCGAAAAATGCCTTATAGAGAAGGCTAAATATGTATATTATTTTGGTTATAAGAGTACTAATGTGCTTTaattggtggtggtggtggggggggggggggggttgatAGTTGAAAAAATGGGAGGCATGTATACAGGATTGTGAGGCGCTACTCAGAGATTCACCAGAGGATGAGGAGGTGGGGCAGATGCTGAAGGAGGCCCAAGCACAGCTAAGAAAACAGCGAGGAGGAGGCCAAGACGTGAAAACCATCAACCACAATGGTGGAATTGGAAATGATGCCCGTTCTAGTAGTGACATAATTGTCGTGTCAAGCAACGAACGTTTCAGGGACTATGTAACCTCTCCtggtaataataatagtaacTGAGAATCTTTGCCAACCGAAATGTTTTTCTTTAAAGTTTATCTTGATTAGCTACCAGACGAAATGGTACTATATATTATGTTGGATTCTTGTTTTGGCACATTTGTACATTTGGATCAAGATCAAATCCCACTTCACACGTTCACAAATATGTATATCCACCAGTGGTAGTTTGTGTTTAGGAATCTTTATGTGTTTTAGTTAATGTTAAAGTCCATGTGAAAATGAGGTTAATTGATGTGTTTAGGATTCTTGATTCGACTTTGATAGGAAATTGTGTGCTCTCTTTTTCATAATGCAGGTGTGTCTGTTGTCCTATTCTGTAATAAGCCAGGTGACAAGCCAACAATTCACTATATGGAGCAGTTGCAAAAGAGATACCCCTCTGTCAATTTCCTCAAGGTTTGGAATtctttaatttattattatttttttttactggTGGAATGATCAAGAATCCCATCATAAATTGCCATAAGTTTCCTACAGGTTTCTTTGGGACAATAGATTAAGAATTTACTCTTTTTGACCAGTTGGGATGATTAGAGACGATTAGAAGAACTAAAgcattgttttaaaaaaaaaaaaaaaaaaaaagattacctATAACAATATTCTATTTTAGACCTAAGCAGGTACATATCAATTATCTAATCCTCACTAGTATTAGacattttattatttctttggTGGTGGCTTTTTATTGTTTAATTTTGGGGTTAATTTACGTAGGTTGAAGTTGAGGATCAACCTTCCTTGGCAAAATCTGAAGGTGTAAATGCATTGCCGGCCTTCAAGATTTACAAAAGTGGTTCAAAAACCAGGGAAATTTCAGGCAACAACCATGATTTATTAGAGAGCACAATCAGACTGTACATCAGCTAACATACTGCAgcttaaaaattttgaagcaGCTGTAGAgagccaacaaaaaaaaaaaagggatcaaGACTCTTTGTTAGGGAAGAGAAAAgaattaaaagagaaaaaagattcTATAAAATTTGGAGGCTTACTAGGGATTAGGATTCAATTCATTAGCCTTGGCCTATGTTGGCATGGCTCTTTTAGCACCAAGGGAAAAATGGGTTCATGTTGGAAAATTGAGGATTGGATTGTACTAGCTATAAGACATTTATTAACATGGTGAATaaccaaacttttcatttttggtGTAAAGACCCTAATGTAAAATTGAGGTTTCAGATTGCTCAGATGTTTGGTTTTGTTTGTTGATTTATGAAGTCAAtccttcttatttttattttcttcatttctgtCCTTATGGCGTGATGCATATGTTAAACTTATGAAATTGCAGCTGACTTTTTGAGATaggatatctttttttttttttttgttagaaaatttcaagtttcaacacGATAATTTTCTCTAAGAACTTCAATATTATTCACTGCATTGTTCCTAAATTTTTAAAACTGACTCGAAACAtgaattccaaaagaaaaggggggaaGAAAACCAACAAATTTTAATCTACCAAAGAAAATTGTAAGA
The genomic region above belongs to Coffea arabica cultivar ET-39 chromosome 7c, Coffea Arabica ET-39 HiFi, whole genome shotgun sequence and contains:
- the LOC113698660 gene encoding inactive TPR repeat-containing thioredoxin TTL3-like; its protein translation is MGDVSPEQKKSGCGLLNAVFGRRSWPRRTTSTGSLPGPNSNPNHFPRIPSTPNSKRRRGGSDEASFLEEEAKPTAEKQVDRVIERPAPNHGKTPPGNAHQYRQAPPAYNQKQNQGRRDATPSQGAGRKIPQGAVGLSGELDSMIADHQRSSGASTLVRASSSNVMLFGNLGNLRQGGGGNSNLNTSNVVDHLPRATREESSVPNGKYPTSVMGNVVKKQNDQESSTEKPTSLCRAISTRMDPEQLKILGNEDYKNGRFAEALALYDAAISIDPNKASYRSNKSAALTALGRLLEAVFECREAIRIEPSYQRAHNRLATLYVRLGEAEKAMYHYKHAGAEADPDVLTRVKKLQVHLNKCTEAKMQRDWNTLLRETGLAVAAGADSAPQIFALKSEALLKLQRHQEADEIMKNGPKFEDDECTKFFGPIGNATLLVIRAQVDMVAGRFDDAVAAAQLAARLDANNKEASMLVRRTRAVATARSNGNDLFKLGKYSEACVAYGEGLNHDPYNAVLLCNRAACRTKLGQHEKALEDCNAALHVRPSYSKARLRRSDCFAKLKKWEACIQDCEALLRDSPEDEEVGQMLKEAQAQLRKQRGGGQDVKTINHNGGIGNDARSSSDIIVVSSNERFRDYVTSPGVSVVLFCNKPGDKPTIHYMEQLQKRYPSVNFLKVEVEDQPSLAKSEGVNALPAFKIYKSGSKTREISGNNHDLLESTIRLYIS